AGCCAGCAGCGCAGCCCGGCGCCCGGAGCGACGCTCCGCGCACAAGAAGCCAAGTGCCGGCGTCATCCGCAACACCATCCTTCGCCGGTGTGTTCTCATCTTACCCGTCCATCCATGACGAGTCAACAATGGTACAATATAGCGCGTGGACGACGCGGGAGGGAAACCCCTTGCTCTTGAGCGAGGAAGAGCTGGAATCGCTGTGGGACGCCGCCGAGGAAGCGGCCGCCGCCCAGCAGGTGCAACGCTTCAGCGCCCTGGTGAAGACGCTGCTGGGGTATCTGATTTACCATACCATGGGGTACGAATACTTGAGCCTCATCCCGGATCCCATCGGCGAGCCGTCGCCCCACCGGCTGCGCGCAGCCAGGCCCTCGTTTTTCCAGGCGCTGCGCGCCCGCGACAAAGACGAAGCGCGGGACTACGCCCAGCAGTGCCTGCAGCTGGCCGTCCCGAAAGTGCAGCGCATGTGGCGCCAGTCTTCGCTGACCTTCCCCGGCAGCCGCACCCTGCAGTAGCCCGCGCCGCCTTGCCTCCGCCGCTCAGCCCTTGAAGCGCACGGCCGTGCCGTAGACGAGGATCTCCGCCGCGCCCGTGGTGATGGCGTTGGTGGTCATACGGATGCCGATGACGGCGTCGGCCCCCAGCTTGCGGGCTTCCTCCACCATCTTCTCCACTGCCTCGTCCCGGGTCTCCTCCAGCAGCCGCGCGTACTCGGTAATCTCGCCGCCCACCAGCTTGCGCAGCGCCGCCAGGAGGTCCTGCCCGACGTGCCGCGCCCGCACGGCGCTCCCGCGCACCAGGCCCAGCACTTCGTAGTCGGCCCGCAAGTCATCGATCGTCGTCAGCAGCATGCTCGCGCTCGCCTCCTCGATCCATGTTCGGCCCTGCAAGACCTATCTTCAGACCTGCAATCGATATTCAGCCTTCCCTCCGCGCGCCGCCGGCGCGCGCGGACGGCTCCGCCTCAATTTCCTTTCGGCCGGTACTCTTCCACCGCCGCGAGAAACCCTTCCACGTCCTCCGGCGAAATGAGCACTTTGCCCAGCTTCGTATCCACCAGAACCAGCGGCGGCGCCAGCCGGGTGACGTACAACGCCACCGCTCCCAAAGGTCGGACGGTAAAGTCGCCGGCGTAGTAGCCCGGCATCGAGACGCCGATGGTGCGCCAGACGCGGGACAGCGGTTCGTCGAATCGCCGCACGCCGCGCACAGACTCCCACTTGTACAGCCGCCAGCGGAAATGCCGCACGCCGATGCCGTCAGGCCCGACGCGATACACCATGGCCCGCGGCCCTTTGGCCAGCCGGTGTACGACGAAGTACAGGCAAAGGGCGCCCACGGGCAGCGTGAAGACGATCACCGCAATCAGCAGCGCATCGCCGAAAACGGAAGCCGCCGGCGCCGGCCGGAACTCCGCAGGCGCCGGTGTCGCCGCTTGTCCAGCCCGCAGCGCCTCCAGCAAGGCCACGAACCGCTCCGGATCTTGCGGGTTGAAAACATAGCGCAGGCCCGGCCGCGCCTGGGCGGCATCGGGGCGCGTGTCGACATACACTACTGGACGCGCCGCCGTCGTCAGGCGGTACACCCGTCCGTAGCCCGGGAGATGAAACCAGCCCATTTGCAAACCGGCCATGCCCGCTCCCCCGACGCGGCCCATGTGCGGCGGATCAGCCACGTACTGGACGAATGCGATGTCGCTGAGCGGAATGTCGATGCGGCCGACGCCGAAGCGCACGGACAAGCCGCCCTCGTCGACGACGAAGGTCAGCTCGCGCTGGACGAAGCCGTAGTAAAGGTACATTCCCAGAGGAAGGAGCGACGCGAAGAACGCGACGACAAGCAGAAAACCCACCAGCACCGTGGCCCACGGCTTCTTGGGCGGCGGCGCCGGCAAGAACTCACGGCCGGCGGAAACGGACGCTGCGCGCTCGGTCACAACGGCCTCCTCCTTCATTATATGTCGCGCCGCTCCAGGCTCACGCAGGCCGCCGCGAGCAGCAGCGCCGCCAGCGCCGCGATGACGAGCACCGAGCCCCACGGGAACGTCCCGGAAGCCAACAGCGTGCTGCCCGTCATGTGCACGTATACGGACCAGCGGCGCCAGGCCGGCACCAGGGTCGGAATGGAGAACAGCGCCGCGACGGCTGCGGCGGCGGCGCCCGCCTTGACGGGATCGTCAAAGCGCGTCGACATCAAGAGCGACAGGCCGTAGACGAAGGCCGTACCGGCCATGATGGGAATGAGGGCGCCGTAATACGTCCACGGGGCGGCGTAACCGTGGGCGATGCGGGCGGTCACGTCCAGCGCGGCGGTGCTCGCCAGCGCGATAAGGGCCAAGGCTCCAAGATCGACGGCGGTTTTCACCAGCACCACCGTGCGCCGGCGGACGGCGCGAGAGAACACAAACGGCGCCGAGCCGCGGCTGAACTCGCCGGCGACAGTGCTCGCACCGAAAATGAGGGCGAAAAGGACCATCATCTGGTACAGCGTCTTCCCGTGCCAATTCGCCCACAGGTAGACGGGCAGCTCCAGCGCCCCGGGCGGCACCAACCGCCGGAACTCCGCCGGGATCGACTCGTCGGCGAGAAACTCGCCCAGCAGCCCGACCAGCATGTCGTACAGAAGCGGCGTTGCAATGGCCAAAGCGATCAGGACCAGCGCGGCGACGATGTACTTCCAGCGTCCTTCCCGCGATTCCTTATAGAACAGGGCACGTACCGGGGCACTCACGAGCGGGACTCCTCCCTCTCGGCCGTTTCGAAATACAAGTCTTCCAGGTTTTGCTCGATGACTTCGACGACAAACGGATTGAACGTTTGCAGCCGGGCCACCAACGCGTGGACGTCGCCGGTGACGTGCAACACGTGCAAGCGGCCGTCCACCTCGACGCGCTGGACGCCCTCCCACCGGGCCAAGTCAGCCGGCGGCTCGCCCTGGAAGACGACCCGGATGCGGCGCGACGATTCTTTCAGAGAGTCCAGGTCGCTTTCCCGGACGATGCGCCCATCCCGCATGAACGCCACCCGGTCGGCGACCCGCTCGACCTCGTGCAGCTGGTGCGACGACATGACAACGGTCACGCCGTCGGCGGCTACCGATTTCAGGATGACGTTGAGGAAATCTCGCCGGCGCTCGGGATCCAGGCCCGACGTAGGCTCATCCAGAAGCAGCAGTTCCGGCCGTTGGGCGACGGCCAGCGCCAGCGCCAGCTGCCGCTTCATGCCTTTCGACATTTTCGCGACCGGCGTACCAAGCGGCAAGCCGAACAGATCCAGCGTCTCTCGCGCCACCTGGTCGCTCCACGTCGGATACAGCCGCCGGGAAAATTCCATGGCCTGCCGGGGCGTCATCCAGCGCGGCAGCGCGTCGTCTTCCGGCATGTACCCGGTGCGCGCTCGGATCGCCAGGCTGTCGCGCACGACGTCAAGCCCCAGTACTCGCGCCTGCCCCTCGGACGGATGCACGAGCCCGACAAGCATTTTCAGCGTCGTCGTCTTGCCGGCGCCGTTGGGCCCCACCAGCCCCGTGACGCTGCCCCGCGGCACCACCCAGTTGATGCCGTCCACCGCCGTCTTGCCGCCATAGCGCTTCGTCAGCCGTTCACACACGATGGCCGCGTCTTGGTACTTGTCGGTCGCCATGCCCGCCGCTCCTTCCCTTTCGCGCCTGTTGACCCCACTAGGCTTCTTCCCCCCGCAGCGCCGCCTGAACGGCCGCCACGATGTCGTCGTCGGAAAAGCCCAGCGCCCGTGCCTCCGTCACCATCAGGCGGACGATCCCGGCCAGCCGCTGCCGCCGCTCGGTCTCCGCCATGGGCGGCGCCTGCGCCGCCTTGACGAACGTCCCCCGCCCGGGCGTGGTATCGATGAGCCCGGCCCGCTCCAGCTCCCGGTACGCCCGCGCCACGGTGTTCGGGTTGATGGTCAGTTCCAGCGCCAGCTCGCGCACCGCCGGCAGCCGGTCGCCGGGTTGCAGCACGCCCGAAGCGATGGCCGTCTTAATTTGCTCCTCGATTTGAACGTACAGCGGCACCCCGCTGTGGGGATTGACATGCCACCGCACTGGCTTCGCCCTTTCACAACGTCGTCGCCGGCCGCACCACCCGCGCCGTTTCGCGGCGATCGCTGCGGGCTCGGCCGGCCTCGCTGCCCACCCGGGCCGGACTATTGTCTCTATGTATTAATACAATAATCGATTTTGCGGCGTGGCGTCAACGTGCGGGAGGAGAGAAAGACTGGCGCGACCGCAAAAGGGGGGGCCTACGAGACAAGTCGGTGGCGGCCCCAAGCCGCCCCACAGCGTCTTACACCAGCGAAATTTGGCTCGGTGACAGCGCAAGCCCGTACATCGTCGTGTCGCGCTCTTGGCGACGGGCGATGAGGTACGGCTGGATCCAGCGGCCGGCGGCCGGCGACGCTTTGAGCCTGCGGTTGATGCGCGAGGCGGTTTCTCGGAGCGCCGACAGGCGTAGCGCGGGGTCCGGCGCCACCCAGCGCGCCAGCGCATCGTCCCGGTACGGGCGATGAGGGATGCGCTCCAGCCATCGGGCCAGGCTCGCCCGCAGCTCGGCCGCGTAGGCGTCATCCTCGCGCAGCCTTTGGCTGGAAACGGTGCAGGCGGGACACAGCCCTTCTTCGTGCTGGCACCGGCGTCTTAAGTCGGCGAGATGCGCATACAGCGCGATTTGCACGGGCTGCAGCACCACCGCAGCACCGTCGATGATCACCTCTCGCTTTGCGACGTCGATAAGCAGAGGCGGCCGGCGCGCCTGGCGGATAAGCCGGAGCTGCACTTCCTGCACCAGGCGGCTGTACGACAGCGCCTCGTCGCCGCCCAGGAGTTCGGGCAAGTACTCCCGCAAGAGCACCAGCGGCACTTCGGCCAGCTCGATAACCGCTTCGGCGGTGCTGAGCAGCCGGCCGCTGCGGCCGACGATGGTCACAGGCTCCGGCGGAGGGTAGAAGAAATCCGTCAAGCTCTCGAACTCATCCGGGCGGACCAGCACGTGAAACAAGCGGTCGCCCGGCCGCCCGTACAGCTGCAGCGCCAGCGCCAGCCCGATACCCATCGTTTTGCGGCCGCCCGCGGCGGAACAGAGCAGGCGCGTGCCAGGCACGGCCTGCCGCCGCACGAAGTCCGC
The nucleotide sequence above comes from Bacillota bacterium. Encoded proteins:
- a CDS encoding ABC transporter ATP-binding protein, translating into MATDKYQDAAIVCERLTKRYGGKTAVDGINWVVPRGSVTGLVGPNGAGKTTTLKMLVGLVHPSEGQARVLGLDVVRDSLAIRARTGYMPEDDALPRWMTPRQAMEFSRRLYPTWSDQVARETLDLFGLPLGTPVAKMSKGMKRQLALALAVAQRPELLLLDEPTSGLDPERRRDFLNVILKSVAADGVTVVMSSHQLHEVERVADRVAFMRDGRIVRESDLDSLKESSRRIRVVFQGEPPADLARWEGVQRVEVDGRLHVLHVTGDVHALVARLQTFNPFVVEVIEQNLEDLYFETAEREESRS
- a CDS encoding GntR family transcriptional regulator; protein product: MRWHVNPHSGVPLYVQIEEQIKTAIASGVLQPGDRLPAVRELALELTINPNTVARAYRELERAGLIDTTPGRGTFVKAAQAPPMAETERRQRLAGIVRLMVTEARALGFSDDDIVAAVQAALRGEEA
- a CDS encoding TIGR02584 family CRISPR-associated protein, giving the protein MVTNFVEHKGRNGDEGEPFVSRTVLVCVLGTSPQIVTETLYALTRQEGERIDEIHVWTTAAGAVGVQRQLLDGGDGKLFSFFRDYRIPDPWPALHVHVFRDRHGGELGDIRSDEDNAAMLDQLADFVRRQAVPGTRLLCSAAGGRKTMGIGLALALQLYGRPGDRLFHVLVRPDEFESLTDFFYPPPEPVTIVGRSGRLLSTAEAVIELAEVPLVLLREYLPELLGGDEALSYSRLVQEVQLRLIRQARRPPLLIDVAKREVIIDGAAVVLQPVQIALYAHLADLRRRCQHEEGLCPACTVSSQRLREDDAYAAELRASLARWLERIPHRPYRDDALARWVAPDPALRLSALRETASRINRRLKASPAAGRWIQPYLIARRQERDTTMYGLALSPSQISLV